From Bacteroidota bacterium, one genomic window encodes:
- a CDS encoding BamA/TamA family outer membrane protein has translation MLSALYAIRSFASNHTRWFCITICFWLLCSTSPAFAQSGELESATAEPQLLISKVRFKGNRIFNKKQLEARVRTKANRRFLLVPGFNWWLWLYRIGDSGLFGNRIGSALKATGEPPYYLDKVVLEQDVQRLLVYYQQSGFRRAQVKAEVDTTANKRLEVSFLIAQGPPTFVKDVRFDVNNLNEDQQDRLARESLLHRDVLPHEDRLAFKPQGQWYSEVLLHEERRRILEFLREEGFAAVTRDSVRAIITDHNPDSFDVTFRVRPGERYRFGDIHFDVNGPEEVAEKQLALRSNTPVDSNGHVGGEVTASIEGDRKLKGDLLASSLQFEPGEWYDQSKLLSTKRRLEAKGIFVLSRIDPQWEDIKREGADSSYQLPHRVLLETRERHQMRFEAFMLQRNGVLSGSENELGTGLGVSYENVNLLGNGESFRLSTTGSIAADIDTTFFTSAQAEISTALTLPYLIAPFKGLDEVFGLYDARTQVSLSFLTARREELSFVIRGRGTARLRLEMQQSPTLVSYLDLFDLSLSNPDTLNGFRNNFLGNILQSIDDPVQFAQILEDYTEPQINSALRFTRRASNVNPLRREQGYSYEGALEVGGNLPFFLDRFVYSPDSLEGRIPGLSLFRSDNSDNSLIYRQYARLSADLRQYKPISQNSVLAWKLVGGIAHPTGKANLVPFDRRFYSGGASSVRGWGLRGLGPGRTRADTTSGLLVDNNSILGGDIKLEASIELRSTVLREVLAADWILAFYGDAGNVWFGPRNPGDDAGHFKFSSFYKEIGIGTGFGLRLAWDYLILRLDLAYRVHDPALRGAFLDNAFKESRLHFGIGHTF, from the coding sequence GTGTTATCTGCTCTATACGCTATTAGAAGCTTTGCATCTAACCATACCCGATGGTTTTGTATAACTATATGCTTTTGGCTGCTCTGTAGCACGTCTCCTGCTTTCGCCCAATCTGGAGAACTGGAATCCGCAACTGCAGAGCCACAACTCCTCATTTCCAAAGTTCGCTTTAAAGGCAATCGTATATTCAATAAAAAGCAGCTTGAGGCACGTGTGCGCACAAAAGCCAATCGCCGCTTTTTGCTGGTGCCCGGGTTCAACTGGTGGCTGTGGCTATATCGTATTGGTGATTCCGGACTATTTGGCAACAGAATAGGCAGTGCACTCAAAGCGACTGGTGAACCCCCTTACTATCTGGATAAAGTGGTCCTCGAGCAAGATGTCCAGCGCCTGTTGGTATACTACCAGCAATCCGGGTTTCGTCGTGCACAGGTGAAGGCCGAGGTTGATACTACGGCCAACAAGCGGCTGGAAGTCTCTTTTCTGATTGCGCAGGGTCCCCCGACATTCGTGAAGGATGTCCGTTTCGACGTGAACAACCTTAATGAGGATCAGCAGGACCGGCTCGCAAGGGAGTCATTATTGCACCGAGATGTATTGCCTCACGAAGACCGGTTAGCTTTTAAGCCCCAGGGGCAGTGGTATTCTGAGGTGTTGCTGCACGAGGAGCGCCGGCGTATACTTGAATTTCTGCGGGAAGAAGGATTTGCTGCTGTAACGCGTGATTCTGTACGGGCAATTATTACCGACCACAATCCTGACTCTTTTGACGTGACTTTCCGCGTCAGACCTGGTGAGCGGTACCGGTTTGGTGATATCCACTTCGACGTTAATGGCCCTGAAGAGGTGGCTGAAAAGCAGTTGGCCTTGCGCAGCAACACACCTGTGGATTCCAATGGCCATGTAGGGGGCGAAGTTACTGCTTCAATAGAGGGAGATCGTAAGCTGAAAGGAGATTTGCTTGCCAGCAGCCTGCAATTTGAGCCCGGGGAATGGTACGATCAGTCTAAATTGCTTTCCACGAAGCGCCGGCTCGAAGCCAAAGGTATCTTTGTGCTCTCGCGTATAGATCCCCAGTGGGAAGATATAAAACGGGAAGGTGCAGATAGCAGTTATCAATTACCCCATCGCGTATTGCTTGAGACGCGCGAACGGCATCAGATGCGTTTTGAGGCATTTATGCTACAGCGGAACGGCGTTTTGTCAGGTTCTGAGAATGAATTGGGTACCGGGCTAGGGGTGTCATACGAAAATGTCAATCTGCTGGGCAATGGTGAGAGTTTTCGGTTGAGCACAACCGGCTCCATTGCCGCTGATATCGATACAACCTTCTTTACTTCGGCCCAGGCTGAAATATCAACCGCGCTCACCCTCCCCTATCTGATAGCGCCTTTCAAAGGGCTCGATGAAGTGTTTGGCCTGTATGATGCCCGTACCCAGGTTTCTCTTTCTTTCCTAACCGCACGCCGAGAAGAACTCAGCTTTGTGATCCGGGGTAGGGGGACGGCCCGCTTGAGACTGGAAATGCAACAGAGCCCTACGCTCGTCTCCTATCTCGATCTGTTTGACCTCTCCCTCAGTAACCCGGATACCCTGAACGGATTTAGAAACAACTTTTTGGGGAATATCCTCCAGTCAATTGATGATCCGGTACAGTTTGCGCAAATCCTTGAAGACTATACCGAGCCCCAGATCAACAGTGCATTACGATTTACACGTCGTGCTTCGAACGTAAATCCGCTGCGCCGTGAGCAAGGATACAGTTATGAGGGTGCCCTAGAGGTTGGCGGGAATTTGCCCTTTTTCCTCGATAGGTTTGTTTATTCGCCAGATTCGTTGGAGGGGCGAATACCCGGACTGTCCCTGTTTCGCAGCGATAATTCGGATAATAGCCTGATTTATCGCCAATATGCCAGGTTGTCAGCAGATCTGAGGCAATACAAACCGATTAGCCAGAACTCGGTCCTGGCCTGGAAGCTGGTGGGCGGTATTGCGCATCCTACAGGCAAGGCGAATCTTGTACCCTTTGATCGCAGGTTTTACAGTGGTGGTGCATCAAGCGTGCGAGGCTGGGGGTTGCGAGGCCTTGGGCCGGGCCGAACACGGGCAGATACAACCAGTGGCCTGTTGGTTGATAACAATAGCATTTTGGGGGGAGATATCAAGCTTGAGGCAAGTATCGAGCTTCGTAGCACCGTACTGCGTGAAGTGCTCGCAGCAGACTGGATTCTTGCTTTTTATGGAGATGCCGGCAATGTGTGGTTCGGACCAAGGAATCCGGGTGATGATGCCGGCCATTTCAAGTTTTCCTCATTCTATAAAGAAATTGGCATCGGTACCGGATTCGGCTTGCGGCTCGCGTGGGATTATTTGATATTACGATTGGATTTGGCGTACCGTGTACACGATCCGGCTTTACGCGGAGCGTTTCTTGACAACGCGTTCAAGGAATCCCGCCTCCACTTTGGTATCGGACATACCTTTTAG
- a CDS encoding DUF2795 domain-containing protein: protein MYWTLELASYLEDAPWPASKEELIDYADRTGAPIEVVENLLLIEDDGEPYESIEEIWPDFPTSHDDFFFEDD from the coding sequence ATGTACTGGACTCTTGAATTGGCCTCCTACTTGGAAGACGCGCCATGGCCGGCAAGTAAAGAGGAGTTGATCGATTATGCCGATCGCACTGGCGCCCCCATCGAGGTGGTAGAAAATCTTCTTCTTATTGAAGATGATGGAGAGCCTTATGAGAGTATCGAGGAGATCTGGCCTGATTTCCCGACTTCTCACGATGATTTCTTCTTTGAAGACGATTAG